From the Synergistetes bacterium HGW-Synergistetes-1 genome, the window CAAGCTCACTGCTCAGATCCGGTATGGCTGATGAGATATCACTGTTTTTGGCACCAAAGATCCTGGGCAGCGGCATACACTTTACCGAATACCTGGAACTTGGCGCGCTGAATGATGCAATTATAATTAAAGATATCAAAACCTCCGCCTGCGGGGATGACATATGGATCAGGGGGGTGTTTTCATGTTCACCGGACTTATAGAGACTATAGGCAAAGTTTCCGCAATACATCCCAGGGGCGATGTCTGGCAGCTCGATATTGAAGCGCCAAAGATAGCCGGAGAGCTGCGTATCGGCGATTCTGTATCGATCTCAGGTGCGTGCAGCACAGTAGTTAGGTCCGACAACAGATCCTTCAGCATAGAGATAATGGAAGAGACAAGAAATAAAACAAAACTCGGTGACTTAAAAAACGGCTCACGGGTAAACCTTGAAAGGGCTATGAGACTGGATTCAAGACTTGACGGTCACATCGTTTCCGGTCATATTGACGGGCTTGCCAAGGTCGATAAAATAGAAACATATTCCGAGACAATGAAATATTTTTTCAATGCAGGTCCTGATATCCTATCCGGGATCGTTCACAAAGGCTCAGTCGCAATAGACGGAATAAGCCTCACTGTAATAGATGTCACCACGGATACCTTTTCAGTCGGCATCATTCCGACAACTATCTCGGAAACTACACTTTCAGAACTCAGAGAGGGCGATGCCGTAAATATCGAAACAGATATCCTTGGTAAATATATAACAAAATTTTTGAATACTCGTTTTTCCGATGCCGATAATGGCGGAGAGATGAAAAGTTCTCTTACTTGGGATAAACTTGTAAAATATGGTTGGGTCTAGGGGGATCAGCAGAGAATGTTCAACACTATAGAAGAAGCAATAAATGATATAAAGCAGGGAAAAATGATAATCGTCGTAGACGACGAAAACAGGGAAAATGAGGGTGACCTTGTAATGGCGGCAGA encodes:
- a CDS encoding riboflavin synthase, which produces MFTGLIETIGKVSAIHPRGDVWQLDIEAPKIAGELRIGDSVSISGACSTVVRSDNRSFSIEIMEETRNKTKLGDLKNGSRVNLERAMRLDSRLDGHIVSGHIDGLAKVDKIETYSETMKYFFNAGPDILSGIVHKGSVAIDGISLTVIDVTTDTFSVGIIPTTISETTLSELREGDAVNIETDILGKYITKFLNTRFSDADNGGEMKSSLTWDKLVKYGWV